A stretch of the Planktothricoides raciborskii GIHE-MW2 genome encodes the following:
- a CDS encoding ATP-binding protein — protein MAINLKKLCDSPLLLEAIADLVKSMGTSIVIQDTKGRVIFGDESKKAGSQLPIEIDGEVIGWAIGEAKVAPIASIISCFAQKELEKKTLAHEVLDNYREITFLYDLSEKLTASLDIDELVNLLLAEAKELIKATSGAVMLLSNTGNTEELKVVSAFGQEWNRDRLRIPLDESILGVVVKNGLGEIINDVANDPRCMDFEATMSALICIPLISKGRPIGAIALGNSSPVTYTAADLKRMNTLAFQAAAAIDNAQLYQESCIAATTAQLQAEKLQQALRELQETQSQLIQSEKMSSLGQLVAGVAHEINNPINFISGNLCHAQQYTEELLKILQLYQQEFPNLTPALEAAIAEIDLEFLSADFPKLIYSMKLGTDRIREIVLSLRNFSRLDEAQTKPVDLHSGIDSTLMILQHRLKPQPGRPNIQVIKNYGDLPLVECHAGLMNQVFMNILSNAIDALEEQQKPGEIVITTELISHKPRLLATTGEPMSHDGNESVLIKIRDNGFGIPEEICSRLFDPFFTTKPVGKGTGLGLSISYKIIVEKHGGIIKCLSQPGLGTEFYIQIPLKLSIELGKNSAATAVRRRSPSAHRSGVLF, from the coding sequence ATGGCAATTAATTTAAAGAAATTATGTGACTCTCCTCTATTGTTAGAGGCGATCGCCGATTTAGTCAAGTCTATGGGTACATCCATTGTAATACAGGATACTAAAGGACGGGTGATTTTCGGTGATGAGAGTAAAAAAGCTGGCAGTCAATTGCCCATAGAAATCGATGGTGAGGTCATAGGATGGGCGATCGGGGAGGCAAAAGTCGCCCCTATTGCCTCAATTATCTCTTGTTTCGCCCAAAAAGAATTAGAGAAAAAGACTTTAGCCCACGAAGTCCTGGATAACTATCGGGAAATTACTTTTCTGTACGATCTGTCCGAAAAGCTAACTGCCAGTTTAGATATTGATGAATTGGTTAACTTATTATTAGCCGAAGCTAAAGAGTTAATTAAGGCCACCAGTGGGGCAGTCATGTTACTGTCAAACACAGGCAACACTGAGGAATTGAAGGTAGTCTCAGCTTTTGGTCAGGAATGGAATCGCGATCGCCTCCGTATTCCCTTGGATGAAAGTATTTTGGGTGTGGTGGTGAAAAATGGCTTGGGAGAAATTATTAATGATGTTGCCAATGACCCGCGATGTATGGATTTTGAGGCGACGATGAGTGCTTTAATTTGCATACCTTTAATCAGCAAAGGTCGTCCGATCGGCGCGATCGCCCTGGGCAATTCTTCTCCCGTTACCTATACCGCAGCGGATCTCAAACGGATGAATACCCTAGCATTTCAAGCAGCAGCAGCGATCGACAATGCCCAACTCTATCAAGAAAGTTGTATTGCCGCAACTACAGCCCAATTGCAAGCGGAAAAATTACAGCAAGCGTTGCGGGAATTGCAAGAAACCCAAAGCCAACTGATTCAAAGTGAAAAAATGTCTAGTTTGGGTCAGTTAGTAGCCGGAGTTGCCCATGAAATTAATAACCCAATTAATTTTATTTCTGGGAATCTTTGTCACGCCCAACAATATACTGAGGAACTGTTAAAAATCCTGCAACTCTATCAGCAAGAATTCCCCAATCTGACCCCAGCCCTGGAAGCAGCGATCGCGGAAATCGACTTAGAATTTTTATCGGCAGACTTTCCAAAACTCATTTATAGCATGAAATTGGGAACCGATCGCATTAGAGAAATCGTTTTATCCCTACGCAACTTTTCTCGGTTGGATGAAGCCCAAACTAAACCCGTAGATTTGCATTCGGGGATTGATAGCACCTTAATGATTTTACAACATAGGTTAAAACCCCAGCCCGGACGCCCGAATATTCAAGTGATTAAAAATTATGGCGATCTGCCGCTGGTGGAATGTCATGCGGGGCTGATGAATCAGGTATTTATGAATATTCTGAGTAATGCGATCGATGCCCTAGAAGAACAACAAAAACCGGGAGAAATTGTGATTACTACTGAGTTAATTTCCCATAAACCAAGGCTTTTGGCCACAACAGGAGAACCCATGTCCCATGATGGCAACGAAAGCGTACTAATTAAAATTCGCGATAATGGCTTTGGTATTCCTGAAGAAATTTGCTCGCGATTATTCGATCCTTTTTTTACCACTAAACCTGTAGGCAAAGGCACCGGCTTAGGTTTATCAATCAGTTACAAAATTATCGTGGAGAAACACGGAGGAATCATCAAATGTTTATCTCAACCGGGTCTAGGTACAGAATTTTATATTCAAATTCCTCTAAAACTATCGATTGAATTAGGGAAAAATTCTGCCGCCACTGCGGTGCGCCGTCGGTCTCCGTCGGCGCACCGCAGTGGCGTATTATTTTAG